The segment TCATCCACCTCCATAGCGCGGACTCGGCCCTGGTCCTGTGCTTTAGCTAGTAAGTCCTCGAGCCGGCAGCTCCATTGGGTCACGTCTTCTGCGCTTTCTTGTTTTGCACCATCGAAGGCCGCTAGTAGCTTCTCGCCTGCCTGGACATTCCCGAAGACGCTCTCAAGTTTAGTCAGCAGCTCCTTTAAAGTAGCAGAGATGCCCAACCGCATCGCGATTCTTGCTGCTTCTCCTTTCAAGGACCGACGAATTACCTCCAAGGTCACTGGCTCATCACAAACACCGTTCTCCATTAGACATCTCACCTCAAACTTCCATAGGTCAAAGGTAGTCTGTTTGTCGCCTTGAGGATTTCCAGAGAAAACTGAAATCTGGGGTGTGCGGGACAGCGCCAATGTCCGTggtgtacactcttcaaaaaaagttaaggatcacttttttacaagcacgccacacaaaacagacaagacagaattctttcattttttaaaaattatataattgaacaaccaaggagtaatgacaaacaaagcaaagatcgaacgcggcagcgacaatttagctagagtgtgtcaaacgtgacaaccctcgaaaatggaattcacaacaatgtgaatcagtgtcaataacgcgtgtgccctccgttgtgtgccaggcattcaacacatcgttggcacatggagtggatcaggttgcatatgaatgctctgggaactccattccactcctgctggagccattgcagcagttgacccagattggcaggaggagggtgatgttgctgtacccgacgacaaagctcgtcccacatgtgctctatggggttcaggtccggctgttggctggccacagcatcctgttgaccctggcctgctggatgaaggtgtttacagctgcagagcgttggggaggtgcgttgtcagcctgaagaatcgcacgagggccgatcgcttggaaagctggaacgaccaggggttgcaggatctcattctggtagcggaaatcggtcaagttgcccactacatggtacagaggtgtccttagacgtatGCTGATCTCTCCctagaccatcacagagcctccgccaaaacgctgtcgttccagaacagcgccttctgcgaagcgctctctgcaacgcctccacactcggcaggttccaagcaaaagcgggactcatctgtaaacaacacctgagcccactgctgacgttgccacctcacatgttgagtgcaccagactcggcgagctgctcgctgattagcagtcagggttgttcctcggactggacgccttgcacgcaagccaaagttgtgtaagcggtttcggatcgtctgaccactaacaactgTGTTgatggtagcttgtaggcgttacctaatgttgtttgccgtagccattctttgttgcatggcctgcctctgaatgaagcgatcctctctttgtgtggtgactctgggccgaccagaaagttgtcgctcctgcattcttccagttgcgtggaatctctgttttagtctgatgatgacagagggagccactgcaagcctctgggccacttgcctggcagcaacaccgtcttgtagccatcctattgcccttcctctatccaaatcgctcagttttcttcgtgggggaaTGTTGCTCCTGTGCATAactgtgtcagcgtgtcaacctttaaacacaagctggtgagcgatgttcatagccaggaccctgttgtagcacgtgcatcacaaccttttgccctggcatgcgttccgcaaatttcatggggctataaaaaaacaccctttttcttccaaaatgcagaagcttttgagaagtcccacaaagggaaataattaactctgcctgccaaacaaaattctaggtcaagactcattgttcatgtgttaattcaaacacattaatcttttaattattatgtcgatgtttaattgtTTGGCACTTTTTAaaaattagatccgttttttcaaccgatccttaacttttcttGAAGAGTGTAGGTCTGTCTATGTCCTCCTTGCTGTGTGGCCGGCTGTCTGCCTCCTCCCCTTTCCTTGGCTATGGATCCATCTCTCTAGGTCCTCTTTGGTGTCTGCTTTTGGAGTGAGACCGATCTCCCTAAAAGACTTAAGCAGCCTAAGTTCTTCTTCTGTGACTTGCTCTGCCATACTTGTGGTATGTGTTaaaagcaacaaacaacaataGCCACAACGATCACACAAAATAACTGATTACGATCTATTCCTGCAAATAGACAGTTTAGTCAAGGGACATTACTCCTTGAAAGCTCTAGATCAAAGATGGCCGCAAATGAAACACGTGCACTGCAGAAAGAACCTTTCACCTCATTTATCTGTAAGTTCTGTTCTATGCAATTAAGCTACTTCATAATTCAATCATAGTGTTGTTCATGCATAGTCACAAGCTTCTGTCCATGCGCAGTATCTTTATCTTTACACATTTAGCTGAGTCATAATCGTACATCAATAGTTAGTTCCATGTTGCCTAATGCTATTAGTCAACATAGTTCATTTCCTTTCTTCGATTGCAGAACCGTGGTCATTGTTTGAGTAAAGATTATTTGAACAAAGAGACAGCGTTCTTATCGATGACTACGGTCAGTTGAGCCCGCAAGCACCTACACCACCATTGTGACCATGCCTGCCGTCGCTTGCCCGATCCCTGACTGTGACTACCTGACAGAGGACCTTGACGCTGTCATCGTCGCTGCTCTCCTCACAGCTCACGGCACTACCCACACGCAGGGACCCACAGCAGCAGCAAAGATCGACAGAGTCAGGCGACCAGTCATCTCCGCCGCTGGCACCCGTGAGGAATGGGAATACTTCCTGTCCCGATGGTCCGactacttgtttgtttgtttgtttgctttacgcccagccgaccactaagGGGATGGTCCGACTACGTCGCCGCCACAAAGGTGAAAGGCCACGACAAAGCCTTACAACTTCTGGAATGCTGCGACGAGCCTCTACGTAAAGATCTTACTAGATCAGCAGGCGGTAGGTAGCCTGACAGGAAAAACTGAAGAGGAAATCTTGGCCGCCATCAGAAGACTAGCCGTGCGCCAAGAGAGCACGATGGTGGCCAGAGTTACACTTCATAACATGAGACAGGACCGCGACAAACCGGTGCAAGCATTTGGGGCCCGCCTCGCTGGCCAAGCCGGGGTATGCAGATTTACAACCAAATGTCCCTCCGAGGCTTGCGGCCGTGACGTCAGCTACACCAACGCCATACTACGCGATGCCCTCATCCGCGGCGTTGCAGATCCTGACATCCAGTTAGACCTCCTCAGCCACGAGAATCAGGATATGAGCCTGGAAGATGCGCTCCAGTTCGTGGAAGCAAAAGAAGCTGGCAAACGATCAGCCTCCTGCCTACTGGACTCCCACGCAACTGACTCCGCATCAGCTTCGGTTGACGCCGCAAGCAGCAACTATCAGAATGGTAAACGCTTCGCCCTAAAAAGCGACAAGAAAGAACTCTGCACGTACTGTGGAAAAGCAGGCCATGGTGCACACTCCCTGGCCCGAACCCGCAAGACCGACTGCCCAGCATACGGCCATAGATGTCAGCTGTGCAACAGAGATCACCACCATGAGTCTGTGTGCCGTAGCAAGGACAGACCAAGGCGCCAACCACCACCTGCCCCAGAAGACGGCGAAGCAGCCATTTTCGACGCCCTGTGCACTGTGATGTCGTCCCCTCGCAGACAAAACAGGAAAACCACCTCCATTGATCATCATCTATTCGACAATCTGTCGCAAACATGGTTAAGAAAGGGTTCGCAACCTCAACCGTTCATCAACCTCACAATCCAGGCCTCACACAAGGGCTACAAGGCTCTCGGGTTCACACTCAACACCCCATCAAAGTCCATCAACCAACCTGCCATGGCAGACACAGGGTGCCAAAGCTGCCTCGCCGGCATCGTAGTCCTCTATCGCCTTGGCCTTACTGCATCTGACCTTGTCCCCGTGACAATGAAAATGCACACCGCCGACaacaagaacatcaacatcctTGGCGCCACAATACTCCATATCACAGCCAAGGATACCGACGGCAGAATCTTCGAAACCAAACAGATGACCTACATTACGGACTGCTCCGAGAAATTCTTCCTCAGCAGAGGGGCTTGCGTAGACCTTTACATCATCCCCAAGGACT is part of the Littorina saxatilis isolate snail1 linkage group LG15, US_GU_Lsax_2.0, whole genome shotgun sequence genome and harbors:
- the LOC138947957 gene encoding paraneoplastic antigen-like protein 5, with the translated sequence MAEQVTEEELRLLKSFREIGLTPKADTKEDLERWIHSQGKGRRQTAGHTISVFSGNPQGDKQTTFDLWKFEVRCLMENGVCDEPVTLEVIRRSLKGEAARIAMRLGISATLKELLTKLESVFGNVQAGEKLLAAFDGAKQESAEDVTQWSCRLEDLLAKAQDQGRVRAMEVDEMLRVMFYTGLRQELKDRTGHKFDTIQNFEELRSAIRQIEQDSSCQASKNSANYQNQRGRGRGRGANSQQHRQTGDIICHRCGEKGHIRVGCRVRVDHSKQVLNPNGL